The genomic interval GTGATCAATCTTTCCGGGGAGCAACGGTTCATCCGGTGGGAGACGCAGCGCGGATGTCCCTTCCGCTGCTCGTTCTGCCAGCATCGGGAAGCGGGCAGCCGGCTGCGGCGCCGGGACATTCCCCTGGCGCGGCTGGAGCGTGAGATAGAACTGTTTGTGCGCTCGGGGGTGAGCGATATCGCCGTGTTGGATCCGCTCTTCAACCTGGGGGATCACTCTCTGGCGGTGCTGAAGACCTTTAGGAGGCTCGGTTACGGTGGGCGGTTGTCGGTGCAGTGCCACTTCTCGACGCTGGATGACGAGTTCCTCGACGCTTGCGCAGGGCTCGACATGCGGCTCGAATTTGGTCTTCAGACCATCCACGAGCGGGAGGCTCGGGCGGTGGAGCGGGTGAATCACCTAGAGAAGGTGATGGAAGGCATCCACAAGCTCCATGAGCGCGGCATCACCTTCGAGGTCTCCATCATCTTCGGTCTCCCCGAGCAGACGTTGGATTCCTTCCGGAGGACTGTCGACTTCTGCCTGCGGCAGCGGGTGCCGGTACTCAAGGCGTTTCCTCTCATGTTGTTGCGAGGGACCGCTCTGGAGCGAGAGCGGACACGGTGGGGACTTGAAGAGAGCAGTGAGCCCATCCCCAGCGTCATCCGCAGCCACACCTTTGACGAGCAGGAGTGGCGACGGATGGAGGAGCTCGCGGCAGCACTTCGCCGGACAGAGGGTAAGCATCCTGCTTGTGTCGAAGCTTTGGAGGCGTCGATGGTCTCCTCCCCGGACACTGCTGGCTGGTGGTCGCCTGCTGCGTAGGCGCGAGGCCCCCTGACAGGTGAGCCTCCAAACCGAGCGATACCAGCAGGTGGAGCGGATGCTCACCTTCCGCTTCAGCTGAAGCGCTGCGGTCTACGGCACGAGCACCACGCGCCCTCGCACCGCCCGCTCCTCGATGAGCGCATGGGCGCGCGCCGCCTCGGCGAGCGGGAGCACCCGCGTGGGCGGCGGAGGGAGCCGCAGGCGGATCAGCTCCTGCGTGGCCCTGCGCAGCACGGTCCCATCGAGCGTCTCGGTCGAGTAGCCGGTGAGCGCGCGCCCATCGAGCAGGCGCCAGACGTCGAAGGCCACGTCGCCCCCGGCCGCCGCGCCGACGATGCAGTAGCGGCCTTCCGGGCGCAGCGCGGAGACAAGCGTGGGAAAGAGCGGCCCCGCGACGCTGTCCAGCACCGCGTCAGCGCTCCCGGGCTGCGGCGCCGGTGAACCACGCTCCAAGGCGATGACCTCCGCGCCCAGCGCGCGGCCAATCCCAGCCGCCACGGCGCCAACGCCGCCCGTCGCTCCTGAGATGACGAGCGTCTTGCCACTCAGGGGGCCCAGCCTTCGCATGCCCTCAATGGCCGTCACACCGGCAAGCCCGATGGCGGCGAACTCCACGGCGTCCAGACCGGCCGGCAACGGCGCGAGCACGCTGGAGGGGACGGTAAAGAACTCGGCGTAGCCGCCATC from Stigmatella aurantiaca carries:
- a CDS encoding B12-binding domain-containing radical SAM protein codes for the protein MSAHVVEVIPVSPWSRRVILVSIDWTREKDPRLPLGHASIVAALLKAKVDVRAFSLAINLAGFNEAHILRNILDSAQGRQPEQVDVGLGVYVWNDPVVKRLLVALRRNGFRGRIILGGPQISYAGAGLEQLYPEADAFVRGYGEEAMVALASSAERIRFMGVHWAEQVDSGLQAQAQLETLASPFLSNVINLSGEQRFIRWETQRGCPFRCSFCQHREAGSRLRRRDIPLARLEREIELFVRSGVSDIAVLDPLFNLGDHSLAVLKTFRRLGYGGRLSVQCHFSTLDDEFLDACAGLDMRLEFGLQTIHEREARAVERVNHLEKVMEGIHKLHERGITFEVSIIFGLPEQTLDSFRRTVDFCLRQRVPVLKAFPLMLLRGTALERERTRWGLEESSEPIPSVIRSHTFDEQEWRRMEELAAALRRTEGKHPACVEALEASMVSSPDTAGWWSPAA
- a CDS encoding quinone oxidoreductase family protein, which encodes MATKSRAVVMRQNGPPEVLGIEELLLAPLVHGEVRLRTLASAVNHSDLQIRAGHWPILREPRFPYVPGLEAVGEVVEVADGVSEFAVGDRAWTAMQGFGGVRAERDGGYAEFFTVPSSVLAPLPAGLDAVEFAAIGLAGVTAIEGMRRLGPLSGKTLVISGATGGVGAVAAGIGRALGAEVIALERGSPAPQPGSADAVLDSVAGPLFPTLVSALRPEGRYCIVGAAAGGDVAFDVWRLLDGRALTGYSTETLDGTVLRRATQELIRLRLPPPPTRVLPLAEAARAHALIEERAVRGRVVLVP